A region from the Flavobacteriales bacterium genome encodes:
- a CDS encoding urocanate hydratase — MSVTAISSDLARFQRTVLEGIPDVLPPTRPLDPGVSHAPKRKDILTAEEKKLALRNALRYFHPKHHATLAPEFAEELREHGRIYMYRLRPEHPMHARPIDHYPAKSKQAAAIMLMIQNNLDPAVAQHPHELITYGGNGAVFQNWAQYRLVMKYLSEMTDEQTLVMYSGHPLGLFPSHRDAPRVVVTNGMMIPNYSKPDDWERFNALGVTQYGQMTAGSYMYIGPQGIVHGTTITVLNAMRMLRQRNSSSPTGGGREGVMGLFVTSGLGGMSGAQPKAGNIAGVVTICAEVNATAAHKRHSQGWVDAVITDVDACIDAALVWQRKGKAHSIAFLGNIVDLWERLAARKTKVDLGSDQTSLHNPWAGGYYPVGLSYEASNALMVQDPAAFKQRVQETLRRHVTAVNTLAENGMYFFDYGNAFLLEAGRAEADVFLHKPHSSSPTGGGREGVPFRYPSYVEDIMGPLCFDHGFGPFRWVCTSGDAKDLATSDRIAGDVLEAMLKEAPAAISQQIADNLHWIRSAQQNKLVVGSQARILYADSEGRIRIAQAFNEAIKRGEISAPIVLGRDHHDVSGTDSPYRETSNIRDGSRFTADMAVQNFVGDAFRGATWISLHNGGGVGWGEVINGGFGMVLDGSADSDRRLKSMLLWDVNNGIARRAWARNPNAVWSIEQEMKRTPLLKVTLPNEADDGLVAAVLS, encoded by the coding sequence ATGTCCGTCACAGCAATTTCAAGCGACCTCGCTCGCTTCCAACGAACCGTCCTTGAAGGCATCCCCGATGTCCTTCCCCCTACGCGCCCGCTCGACCCCGGCGTGAGCCACGCGCCCAAGCGCAAGGACATCCTCACCGCCGAAGAGAAGAAGCTGGCCCTGCGCAATGCCCTGCGCTACTTCCACCCGAAGCACCACGCCACGCTGGCGCCCGAGTTCGCGGAGGAGTTGAGGGAGCACGGCCGCATCTACATGTACCGCCTGCGTCCGGAGCATCCGATGCACGCGCGGCCGATCGACCACTACCCAGCCAAGAGCAAACAGGCCGCAGCCATCATGCTGATGATCCAGAACAACCTGGACCCGGCCGTGGCACAACACCCGCACGAGCTGATCACCTACGGCGGCAACGGCGCGGTGTTCCAGAACTGGGCACAATACCGCTTGGTGATGAAGTACCTGAGCGAGATGACCGACGAGCAGACGCTGGTGATGTACAGCGGCCATCCGCTCGGCCTCTTCCCCAGCCACCGAGACGCACCGCGCGTTGTGGTGACGAACGGGATGATGATCCCCAACTACAGCAAGCCAGACGACTGGGAGCGTTTCAACGCGCTCGGCGTAACGCAGTACGGCCAGATGACCGCCGGCAGCTACATGTACATCGGTCCGCAAGGGATCGTGCACGGCACCACCATCACGGTGCTGAACGCCATGCGCATGTTGCGCCAGCGCAATTCCTCCTCCCCCACCGGGGGAGGCCGGGAGGGGGTCATGGGGCTCTTCGTCACTTCCGGATTGGGCGGCATGAGCGGCGCGCAGCCCAAGGCCGGCAACATCGCAGGCGTGGTGACCATCTGCGCTGAGGTGAACGCCACCGCGGCCCACAAGCGCCACAGCCAGGGCTGGGTGGATGCGGTGATCACCGATGTGGACGCATGCATCGATGCCGCGCTCGTCTGGCAGCGGAAGGGTAAAGCACACAGCATCGCCTTCCTCGGCAACATCGTGGACCTGTGGGAGCGCCTCGCTGCGCGCAAGACCAAGGTGGACCTCGGCAGCGACCAGACCAGTTTGCACAACCCCTGGGCCGGTGGCTACTACCCAGTGGGCCTCAGCTACGAGGCGAGCAACGCGCTGATGGTGCAGGACCCCGCCGCCTTCAAGCAGCGCGTGCAAGAGACCCTGCGCCGCCACGTGACGGCAGTGAACACGCTCGCGGAGAACGGCATGTACTTCTTCGATTACGGCAACGCCTTCCTGCTGGAGGCGGGTCGTGCGGAAGCCGATGTTTTTTTACATAAACCGCATTCCTCCTCCCCAACCGGGGGAGGTCGGGAGGGGGTGCCTTTCCGCTACCCCAGCTACGTGGAGGACATCATGGGGCCGCTCTGCTTCGACCACGGCTTCGGTCCGTTCCGCTGGGTGTGCACCAGCGGCGACGCGAAGGACCTGGCCACCAGCGATCGCATTGCCGGTGACGTGCTGGAGGCCATGTTGAAGGAGGCGCCCGCCGCGATAAGCCAGCAGATCGCGGACAACCTGCACTGGATCCGCAGCGCGCAGCAGAACAAGCTCGTGGTGGGCAGCCAGGCCCGCATCCTGTACGCCGACAGCGAAGGCCGCATCCGCATCGCGCAGGCCTTCAACGAGGCCATCAAACGCGGCGAGATCAGCGCGCCCATTGTGCTGGGCCGCGACCACCACGATGTGAGCGGCACCGACAGTCCCTACCGCGAGACCAGCAACATCCGCGATGGCAGCCGCTTCACCGCCGATATGGCCGTGCAGAACTTCGTGGGCGATGCGTTCCGTGGCGCTACGTGGATCAGTCTTCACAACGGCGGCGGGGTGGGCTGGGGCGAGGTGATCAACGGCGGCTTCGGCATGGTGCTCGATGGCAGCGCGGACAGCGATCGCCGATTGAAGAGCATGCTCTTATGGGACGTGAACAACGGCATTGCACGCCGTGCCTGGGCCCGCAACCCGAACGCGGTCTGGAGCATCGAGCAGGAGATGAAGCGCACCCCATTGCTGAAGGTGACCCTGCCGAACGAGGCCGATGATGGACTGGTCGCGGCGGTATTGAGCTAA
- a CDS encoding RNA polymerase sigma factor → MEKSLIERCIRKEPKAQYELYRALHHMMMGICTRYERNKQDAVATMNAGFLKILERIGERRPEVPFDAWARRIMINTVIDAFRRNKERKATETHDGPLESSDQADANDYLKNMEAEAFAELLLRLPPMSRSVFNLFAVDGYSHAEIATMLGMSEGTSKWHVNHARGILQRAILEVAHSRSATLAVK, encoded by the coding sequence ATGGAAAAGAGCCTCATCGAACGGTGCATCCGCAAGGAGCCGAAAGCGCAGTACGAACTGTACCGCGCCCTGCACCACATGATGATGGGCATCTGCACCCGCTACGAACGGAACAAACAGGACGCCGTGGCCACCATGAACGCAGGGTTCCTGAAGATCCTCGAGCGCATCGGTGAACGGCGCCCCGAGGTGCCCTTCGATGCGTGGGCGCGGCGCATCATGATCAACACGGTCATCGACGCGTTCCGCCGCAACAAGGAGCGCAAGGCCACCGAAACGCACGACGGACCATTGGAAAGCTCCGATCAGGCCGATGCCAACGACTACCTGAAGAACATGGAGGCGGAAGCCTTCGCCGAACTGCTGCTGCGACTACCACCTATGTCGCGCAGCGTGTTCAACCTGTTCGCCGTGGACGGATACAGCCACGCCGAGATCGCCACGATGCTCGGCATGAGCGAAGGCACCAGCAAGTGGCACGTGAACCACGCGCGCGGCATCCTGCAGCGCGCCATCCTGGAGGTGGCCCACAGCCGCTCCGCAACACTCGCCGTGAAATGA
- a CDS encoding inorganic diphosphatase: MSTRSVNGHVQAVVEIPAGSSDKREYDPATRSYLIGMRNGSPRRIKYLPYPANYGFIPGTMASKSKGGDGDALDVFVLCAALPTGTVLEIEPIGIIELIDAGERDDKVIALPLDRSLLTMDVDDLEELPTGVRDILCTWLTNYDPMDGARVASVGGKAEALAAIARCSSR; this comes from the coding sequence TTGAGCACCCGCTCCGTGAACGGGCATGTGCAGGCCGTAGTGGAAATACCGGCGGGCAGCAGCGATAAGCGCGAGTACGACCCGGCAACACGGTCCTACCTGATCGGCATGCGCAACGGATCACCGCGGCGCATCAAGTACCTGCCTTACCCGGCCAACTACGGTTTCATCCCCGGTACCATGGCGTCCAAAAGCAAGGGTGGCGATGGCGACGCACTCGACGTCTTCGTCCTCTGCGCGGCCCTGCCCACCGGCACTGTGCTGGAGATCGAGCCCATCGGGATCATCGAGCTGATCGATGCAGGCGAACGCGACGACAAGGTGATCGCGCTGCCACTTGACCGCTCGTTGCTGACCATGGACGTTGACGACCTCGAAGAACTGCCCACCGGCGTGCGGGACATCCTTTGCACGTGGCTCACCAATTACGACCCGATGGACGGTGCGCGTGTCGCGAGCGTTGGAGGAAAGGCCGAAGCGCTGGCGGCCATTGCACGTTGTAGCAGCCGCTGA
- a CDS encoding T9SS type A sorting domain-containing protein, producing the protein MECWPRRGDAIKSTLAPNPSKDSFSLTSAEMGATVRLHDIRGRLLRSVRITSERQPIDIADLDIGVYLVRVNDAPPQRLVVAR; encoded by the coding sequence TTGGAATGTTGGCCACGAAGAGGCGATGCAATCAAATCCACTTTAGCCCCCAACCCATCGAAGGACTCTTTCTCCCTGACTAGCGCTGAGATGGGTGCGACAGTCAGACTGCACGACATCCGAGGCCGATTGCTCCGTTCCGTCCGTATCACGTCGGAGCGACAGCCGATCGACATTGCCGATCTGGATATTGGAGTCTACTTGGTGCGCGTGAATGACGCCCCACCCCAACGTCTCGTGGTCGCTCGCTGA
- a CDS encoding group III truncated hemoglobin — translation MSPLTDITTKEQVDELVVRFYDRLLADEGIADHFRHLDLHEHLPRIAAFWNMVLFGDLDYRGDMMGTHKRHHQQRPMTDEHFRIWLGHFNAALDERYAGPNAEMMKERAVLVAASLKVKVGS, via the coding sequence ATGAGCCCGCTCACGGACATCACCACCAAGGAACAAGTGGACGAGTTGGTCGTGCGCTTCTACGATCGCCTGCTGGCCGACGAAGGCATCGCGGACCACTTCCGCCACCTCGACCTGCACGAGCACCTGCCGCGCATCGCCGCGTTCTGGAACATGGTGCTCTTCGGCGACCTCGACTACCGTGGCGACATGATGGGCACGCACAAGCGGCACCACCAACAACGGCCCATGACGGACGAGCACTTCCGCATCTGGCTTGGGCACTTCAACGCTGCGCTTGATGAGCGTTATGCCGGGCCGAACGCTGAGATGATGAAGGAGCGCGCTGTGCTGGTGGCGGCTTCGCTGAAGGTGAAGGTGGGCAGCTAG
- a CDS encoding T9SS type A sorting domain-containing protein encodes MLNTLRSLLVGAILLVGATASAQYPYWWSVSGTIAGCYPGQVVTISTIQGTMPQLSVTVPVDSATCTFSATLGISSVWGMIELSTMCGGAIITDYDSASFNFLLDTAYTSVSWACNGGNLDCLGIPNGPNVTGASCDDGNPNTVGDTWLPGCVCQGSIWNGCQAAFSIQQTSPWNITTTNQSTGVPVLTYNWWMPDGSQNTQFEPTFTFNASGVYAMCLSITDGGGCSSSTCDTIYVDSLGIVSNNIPWYDCMGILWGPNTPGSPCDDGDPNTLGDAWTNMCACVGQGGGQVDCLGIPGGNNMPGTACVDSIGGMIVTGIWDLNCTCVTNGLVDCLGLLNGPNMPGTLCDDGDSLTVQDTWNANCVCTGVVLNAYDCNGLLNGPAMPGTPCDDNDPLTSNDMWDANCICAGSNNAPCQAGFWVMQGFTVDSLNNPQPIPNELWIWNLSSGGSGAYAYFWSFGDGTSSTDPFPTHQYANGGPYSLCLTIDDGAGCTSTYCDSVFVDSNGLYTGFSGGNDQRDQGFTINVQNGIQSVGDLNVNGGLATWPNPTTDELNIAIVDAIGGNARIELVDANGRVVLSEQTRVAGGRSQLVIGTQELAPGLYMLRISNGERVLNQRIVKGN; translated from the coding sequence ATGTTGAACACACTACGCTCACTGCTCGTCGGGGCCATCTTGCTGGTCGGCGCGACGGCCTCGGCCCAGTACCCTTACTGGTGGTCCGTTTCGGGAACCATTGCCGGGTGTTATCCCGGTCAAGTGGTAACCATTTCGACCATCCAAGGCACCATGCCCCAACTGTCGGTAACGGTCCCGGTCGATTCCGCCACTTGCACGTTCTCTGCAACCTTGGGCATCAGCAGTGTTTGGGGCATGATCGAACTAAGCACCATGTGCGGCGGGGCGATCATCACGGACTACGACTCCGCGTCGTTCAACTTCCTCTTGGACACGGCTTACACCAGTGTGTCATGGGCATGCAATGGTGGCAACCTGGACTGCTTGGGGATACCCAACGGCCCGAACGTAACTGGTGCCTCCTGCGATGATGGGAACCCCAATACAGTGGGTGATACGTGGCTACCCGGCTGCGTATGCCAAGGGAGCATCTGGAACGGTTGCCAGGCTGCGTTCAGCATTCAGCAAACCTCTCCATGGAACATCACCACCACCAATCAAAGTACCGGCGTTCCTGTTTTGACCTATAACTGGTGGATGCCCGACGGTAGCCAGAACACCCAATTCGAACCGACCTTCACCTTCAACGCCTCTGGTGTTTATGCCATGTGCCTCTCGATCACGGATGGCGGCGGTTGCTCGAGCAGCACTTGCGATACGATCTACGTGGACAGCTTGGGCATCGTGAGCAACAATATCCCCTGGTACGACTGCATGGGCATCCTTTGGGGCCCGAACACTCCTGGTTCGCCTTGCGATGATGGCGACCCCAACACCTTAGGCGACGCTTGGACGAACATGTGCGCCTGCGTCGGACAGGGCGGCGGCCAAGTGGACTGCTTGGGCATCCCCGGGGGCAACAACATGCCGGGAACCGCCTGCGTGGACAGCATCGGTGGTATGATCGTTACGGGGATCTGGGACCTCAACTGCACCTGTGTTACGAACGGCTTGGTGGATTGCTTGGGCTTGCTCAATGGCCCCAACATGCCCGGCACCCTCTGCGACGATGGCGACAGCCTCACTGTGCAGGATACCTGGAACGCGAACTGCGTGTGCACTGGTGTGGTACTGAACGCGTACGACTGCAATGGCCTGCTGAACGGCCCTGCCATGCCGGGCACTCCCTGCGATGACAACGACCCGCTCACGAGCAACGATATGTGGGATGCCAACTGCATTTGTGCGGGAAGCAACAACGCGCCATGCCAGGCCGGCTTCTGGGTTATGCAAGGCTTCACCGTGGACAGCCTGAACAATCCGCAGCCCATCCCGAACGAACTATGGATCTGGAACCTGAGCAGCGGCGGCAGCGGTGCGTACGCCTACTTCTGGAGCTTCGGCGACGGCACCAGCAGCACCGACCCCTTCCCCACTCACCAGTACGCCAACGGTGGGCCCTATTCGCTCTGCTTGACGATCGATGACGGCGCTGGCTGCACGAGCACCTACTGCGATTCCGTTTTCGTGGACAGCAACGGTCTCTACACGGGCTTCAGTGGTGGCAACGACCAGCGCGACCAGGGCTTCACCATCAATGTGCAGAACGGCATCCAGAGCGTGGGTGACCTGAACGTGAACGGTGGCCTTGCAACGTGGCCGAACCCGACGACCGACGAGCTGAACATCGCGATAGTGGACGCCATTGGAGGCAATGCACGCATCGAATTGGTTGACGCCAACGGTCGCGTGGTGCTGAGCGAACAAACCCGAGTGGCAGGTGGACGCAGCCAGCTCGTCATCGGTACGCAGGAGCTTGCGCCAGGTCTCTACATGCTGCGCATCAGCAATGGTGAGCGCGTGCTGAACCAGCGCATTGTGAAGGGGAACTGA
- a CDS encoding phenylalanine--tRNA ligase subunit beta, with protein sequence MRISWNWLRSLIDTDITPQQAADVLTSTGLEVESVELLEPVKGMLQGVVVGHVLKREKHPDADRLSVCSVDLGGDAPVGIVCGAANVAEGQKVLVATVGSVLHMNDGSSITIKKSKIRGVESNGMICAEDELGLGDSHDGIIVLDPAAPVGAAAATFLGLKTDHVLEIGLTPNRSDALGHAGVARDLVAALNVRRAAGAKVLWPSVDGFKQDDDARALQVEVKSPAACPRYAGLTLTGVRVGPSPTWLQDRLKAIGLKPINNVVDVTNYVQHEVGQPLHAFDADKLEGDRVVVRNAGNGEVFVTLDTKERKLSSDDLVIADAVKPACIAGVFGGSESGVGEGTTCVFLESACFSSASVRRTARRHQLNTDASFRFERGVDPENTVYALKRAALLLTEVAGARVSSPITDIVANASVWARVELWFDRINAFIGTELTGDEVCSALSALDMRIVERTTIGVVVEVPPYRTDVTRPVDVMEELVRIIGFDRVPLPERLNMPALQHAGVSLDGVQQRVSQHLAARGFRETMNPSLVNGGATVKAGAAGTTEVVVLQNPLSTELDALRPNLLFGLIQTAAHNSARQQRDLRLFENGRAYAVKNGITVEEERCALVMTGRQERDRWRAGDKAVELPDMKAEVELLLERTGATDVRFVPMDHALLSNAVEVRTGNSQVGAIGTVRSEIRASYDLSRDVHFAELSYAPLVNLISAKRTTYAEVPKFPAVRRDLSLLLDRSVTFERLKDVALASERKLLRSVDLFDVFEGGKLPVGKKSYALSFHLLDTSKTLTDDQVDKAMARIRAAFEKELGAELRG encoded by the coding sequence ATGCGCATTTCCTGGAATTGGCTCCGCTCACTGATCGATACGGACATCACTCCGCAGCAGGCGGCCGATGTGCTCACCAGCACTGGCCTCGAAGTTGAAAGTGTGGAATTGTTGGAGCCGGTGAAGGGCATGTTGCAAGGTGTTGTTGTGGGCCATGTGTTGAAGCGCGAGAAACATCCCGATGCGGACCGGCTGAGCGTTTGTTCCGTTGATCTCGGCGGCGACGCGCCGGTCGGCATCGTTTGTGGAGCAGCGAACGTGGCCGAGGGCCAGAAGGTGCTGGTGGCCACGGTGGGCAGTGTGCTGCACATGAACGATGGTAGTAGCATCACCATCAAGAAGAGCAAGATCCGTGGTGTTGAAAGCAACGGCATGATCTGCGCCGAGGATGAACTGGGCTTGGGGGACAGCCATGACGGCATCATCGTGCTCGATCCCGCGGCCCCGGTCGGCGCTGCGGCGGCGACTTTCCTTGGGCTGAAGACCGATCATGTACTGGAGATCGGCCTCACCCCGAACCGATCGGATGCGTTGGGCCACGCCGGTGTCGCGCGCGATCTGGTGGCGGCCCTCAATGTGCGGCGGGCAGCAGGCGCGAAGGTGCTGTGGCCTTCCGTGGACGGCTTCAAGCAGGATGACGACGCACGAGCGCTGCAGGTAGAGGTGAAGTCGCCTGCAGCTTGCCCGCGCTATGCCGGACTGACGCTCACCGGAGTGCGAGTGGGGCCCTCACCAACTTGGTTGCAGGACCGGCTGAAGGCCATCGGACTGAAGCCCATCAACAATGTGGTGGACGTGACAAATTATGTGCAGCATGAGGTGGGACAACCGCTTCACGCCTTCGATGCGGACAAGTTGGAGGGCGACCGTGTGGTTGTCCGCAATGCCGGGAACGGTGAGGTGTTCGTTACGCTTGATACCAAGGAGCGCAAACTCTCGTCCGATGATCTTGTGATCGCCGATGCGGTGAAGCCGGCGTGCATTGCAGGTGTCTTCGGTGGTTCTGAAAGCGGCGTAGGCGAAGGCACCACGTGCGTGTTCTTGGAAAGCGCTTGTTTCAGTTCGGCCTCCGTGCGCAGAACAGCGCGCCGTCATCAATTGAACACGGATGCATCCTTCCGCTTTGAACGCGGTGTGGATCCCGAGAACACCGTTTATGCACTGAAGCGCGCGGCCCTCTTGCTCACGGAAGTCGCGGGAGCCAGGGTCTCATCGCCCATTACGGACATCGTAGCGAACGCTTCAGTTTGGGCCCGTGTAGAACTGTGGTTCGATCGCATCAATGCCTTCATTGGTACTGAACTCACCGGCGACGAGGTTTGTTCAGCACTCTCCGCGTTGGACATGCGGATCGTGGAACGAACGACGATCGGGGTTGTGGTGGAGGTGCCCCCGTACCGGACGGACGTAACGCGACCGGTTGACGTGATGGAGGAACTGGTGCGCATCATCGGGTTCGATCGCGTGCCACTGCCCGAGCGGTTGAACATGCCAGCTCTACAGCACGCCGGGGTTTCGCTCGACGGTGTGCAGCAACGCGTGTCGCAGCACTTGGCCGCGCGCGGTTTCCGTGAGACCATGAACCCATCCTTGGTGAACGGCGGTGCTACGGTGAAGGCAGGCGCTGCAGGTACTACTGAAGTTGTGGTGCTGCAGAACCCACTGAGCACGGAATTGGATGCACTGCGGCCCAACCTGCTGTTCGGGCTGATACAGACCGCCGCGCACAACTCGGCGCGCCAGCAGCGCGATCTGCGCTTATTCGAGAACGGCCGGGCCTATGCCGTGAAGAACGGCATCACCGTTGAGGAAGAACGCTGTGCATTGGTCATGACCGGTCGGCAGGAACGCGACCGCTGGCGGGCCGGTGACAAGGCCGTGGAATTGCCCGACATGAAAGCCGAGGTGGAACTGTTGTTGGAACGCACCGGTGCCACCGATGTGCGGTTCGTTCCCATGGACCATGCGCTACTGAGCAATGCGGTGGAAGTGAGGACGGGGAATTCGCAGGTGGGTGCGATCGGCACTGTGCGATCGGAGATCCGTGCCTCCTACGACCTGTCCCGGGACGTGCACTTTGCCGAACTATCGTACGCACCGCTGGTAAACCTGATCAGCGCCAAGCGGACCACCTATGCCGAAGTGCCGAAGTTCCCGGCGGTACGCCGTGACCTGAGTTTGTTGCTGGACCGCTCCGTGACCTTCGAGCGCTTGAAGGACGTTGCCTTGGCCAGTGAGCGAAAGTTGCTGCGCTCGGTGGATCTTTTCGATGTGTTCGAGGGAGGGAAGCTGCCTGTGGGAAAGAAGAGCTATGCACTGAGCTTCCACTTGCTTGACACCTCCAAGACGCTTACGGATGACCAGGTGGACAAGGCGATGGCACGGATCCGCGCAGCCTTCGAGAAAGAGCTGGGTGCTGAGCTGCGTGGATGA
- a CDS encoding glucosaminidase domain-containing protein: protein MFPTSLVRSLITGPVAVYLLLTLPAFAQAAPPPDGPGDRLTAEEYIELWKSVAVQKMKQHGIPASITLAQGLLESGNGNSELARASNNHFGIKCTPDWNGGKVYHDDDRKNDCFRKYKDAADSFEDHSKFLQRSRYASLFELKTTDYKGWAHGLKKAGYATDPNYPRKLIELIERYELHKLDKGQDVSFRKRESTDAATDRKDRGTKGNSGSKKERGDKRSRSSDDEVTVNIGSGRAVEKFEGRVKFTRAKAGDSIRKIAEDMETMPGWVAGWNDMDKDAKLEEGQVVFLSPKLNKSKRSATHEVRAGDTLWSISQQHGVKLSKLCAYNGLAPDASLQSGMTIHLRKPR, encoded by the coding sequence ATGTTCCCCACCAGCCTTGTTCGATCGTTGATAACCGGACCGGTCGCGGTGTACCTGCTGCTGACCCTTCCCGCTTTTGCCCAGGCCGCCCCTCCGCCCGATGGCCCCGGCGACCGCCTGACGGCCGAGGAGTACATCGAACTTTGGAAGAGCGTGGCGGTGCAGAAGATGAAGCAGCACGGCATTCCGGCCAGCATCACCCTGGCGCAGGGACTGCTGGAGAGCGGCAACGGCAACAGCGAGCTGGCGCGGGCCAGCAACAATCACTTCGGTATCAAATGCACGCCCGACTGGAACGGCGGCAAGGTGTACCACGACGACGACCGCAAGAACGATTGCTTCCGCAAGTACAAGGATGCCGCCGACAGCTTCGAGGACCACAGCAAGTTCCTGCAACGCTCGCGTTATGCGTCGCTGTTCGAGCTGAAGACCACCGACTACAAGGGTTGGGCGCACGGACTGAAGAAGGCGGGCTACGCAACTGACCCCAACTACCCGCGCAAGCTCATCGAACTCATCGAGCGCTATGAGCTGCACAAGCTCGACAAAGGGCAGGACGTCAGTTTCCGCAAGCGCGAAAGCACCGATGCGGCAACCGACAGGAAGGACCGCGGAACGAAAGGCAACAGCGGCTCCAAGAAGGAGCGTGGCGACAAGCGGTCGCGCAGCAGCGATGATGAAGTGACCGTGAACATTGGCAGCGGCCGCGCGGTGGAGAAGTTCGAAGGCCGCGTGAAGTTCACCCGCGCCAAAGCCGGTGATTCCATCCGCAAGATCGCGGAAGACATGGAGACCATGCCGGGCTGGGTGGCAGGGTGGAACGACATGGACAAGGACGCCAAGCTCGAAGAAGGGCAGGTTGTCTTCCTCTCACCGAAGCTGAACAAGAGCAAGCGCTCTGCAACCCATGAAGTTCGCGCCGGCGACACGCTCTGGAGCATCAGCCAGCAGCATGGCGTGAAGTTGAGCAAGCTGTGCGCGTACAACGGCCTTGCACCGGATGCCTCCTTGCAGAGCGGAATGACGATCCACTTGCGCAAGCCGCGGTGA